Proteins found in one Buchnera aphidicola (Hyadaphis tataricae) genomic segment:
- a CDS encoding uroporphyrinogen-III synthase, with translation MTILVIRPSPTGEELVKNLNENGILSYHFSFYDFYPSFTKINLSNKVDELYQSDVIVFFSKTSIYYTDLFLKQKNLKWPFSVKYFTIGQSTAFFLHKHVQKKIFFPKNNENSENLLHLLNKHLHKKNKIVLLQGENGRTLVQKILTKNGFQVSVIECYKRKLRISDIKQQEKTWRLYHINALVITSSEVLFCLKKVFSKNNWLFQCKLFVVSKRLSKIAECLGWNNITVSRYASNHFLLKIIQETKF, from the coding sequence ATGACAATATTAGTGATACGTCCTTCTCCGACAGGAGAAGAACTGGTAAAAAATTTAAATGAAAACGGCATTTTATCCTATCATTTTTCTTTTTATGATTTTTATCCTAGTTTTACTAAGATAAATTTGTCTAATAAAGTAGATGAATTATATCAATCAGATGTGATTGTTTTTTTTTCGAAAACATCAATTTATTATACAGATTTGTTTTTAAAACAAAAAAATTTAAAATGGCCTTTTTCTGTTAAGTATTTTACTATTGGTCAAAGTACTGCTTTTTTTCTTCATAAACACGTCCAAAAAAAAATTTTTTTTCCTAAAAATAATGAGAATAGCGAAAATTTATTACATTTATTAAATAAACATCTTCATAAAAAAAATAAGATCGTGTTATTGCAAGGCGAAAATGGACGTACATTAGTACAAAAAATATTAACAAAAAACGGTTTTCAAGTCTCTGTAATAGAATGTTATAAACGAAAATTAAGAATTTCAGATATTAAACAACAAGAAAAAACATGGCGTTTATATCATATTAATGCTTTAGTAATAACAAGTAGTGAAGTTTTGTTTTGCTTAAAAAAAGTTTTTTCTAAAAATAACTGGTTATTTCAGTGTAAACTATTTGTGGTGAGTAAAAGATTATCGAAAATAGCTGAATGCTTAGGATGGAATAATATAACAGTTTCTCGTTATGCTAGTAATCATTTTTTGTTAAAAATTATACAAGAAACTAAATTTTAA
- the rho gene encoding transcription termination factor Rho — MNLTALKNTPVSELITLGEKMGLENLARMRKQDIIFAILKQHAKSGEDIFGDGVLEILQDGFGFLRSADSSYLAGPDDIYVSPSQIRRFNLRTGDTISGKIRPPKEGERYFALLKVNEVNYDKPENARSKILFENLTPLHANSRLRMERGNGSTEDLTARVLDLASPIGRGQRGLIVAPPKAGKTILLQNIAQSIAYNHPDCVLMVLLIDERPEEVTEMQRLVKGEVVASTFDEPASRHVQVAEMVIEKAKRLVEHKKDVIILLDSITRLARAYNTVVPASGKVLTGGVDANALHRPKRFFGAARNVEEGGSLTIIATALVDTGSKMDEVIYEEFKGTGNMELPLSRKIAEKRVFPAIDYNRSGTRKEELLTFPEELQKMWILRKIMHPMSEIDAMEFLINKLSMTKTNDEFFDMMKRS, encoded by the coding sequence ATGAATCTTACCGCACTTAAAAATACGCCAGTTTCTGAATTAATTACTCTTGGTGAAAAAATGGGGTTGGAAAATTTAGCGCGTATGCGTAAACAAGATATTATTTTTGCCATCCTTAAACAACATGCAAAAAGTGGAGAAGATATTTTTGGAGACGGTGTTTTAGAAATATTGCAAGACGGATTTGGTTTTTTACGATCCGCTGATAGTTCTTATTTAGCTGGTCCTGACGATATTTATGTTTCACCAAGTCAGATTCGAAGATTTAATTTACGTACAGGTGATACAATTTCTGGAAAAATCAGACCTCCTAAAGAAGGTGAAAGATATTTTGCTTTACTAAAAGTAAACGAAGTAAACTATGATAAACCTGAGAATGCAAGAAGCAAAATTTTATTTGAAAACCTAACGCCATTGCATGCTAATTCTAGATTGAGAATGGAACGTGGAAACGGTTCTACTGAAGATTTAACTGCAAGAGTTTTAGATTTAGCATCACCGATTGGAAGAGGACAAAGAGGCTTAATTGTAGCACCTCCAAAAGCTGGTAAAACAATATTACTTCAAAATATAGCTCAAAGTATTGCTTATAATCATCCAGATTGTGTTTTAATGGTTTTGTTGATTGATGAAAGACCAGAAGAAGTTACTGAAATGCAACGATTGGTTAAAGGGGAAGTGGTAGCGTCTACTTTTGACGAACCAGCATCGAGACATGTTCAAGTTGCTGAAATGGTTATTGAAAAAGCCAAAAGATTAGTAGAACATAAAAAAGATGTAATTATTTTATTAGATTCTATTACTCGTTTAGCTCGCGCTTACAATACCGTTGTACCAGCATCAGGAAAAGTTTTAACAGGCGGTGTGGATGCTAATGCTTTGCATAGACCTAAACGTTTTTTTGGAGCTGCACGTAATGTAGAAGAAGGAGGAAGTTTAACTATTATTGCTACAGCATTAGTTGATACAGGTTCAAAAATGGATGAAGTGATTTATGAAGAATTTAAAGGAACCGGAAATATGGAATTACCGTTATCTAGAAAAATTGCTGAAAAACGTGTATTTCCAGCAATTGATTATAATCGATCTGGAACTCGAAAAGAGGAACTACTAACTTTCCCAGAAGAATTGCAAAAAATGTGGATTTTAAGAAAAATAATGCATCCTATGAGTGAAATAGATGCAATGGAATTTTTAATCAATAAACTTTCAATGACAAAAACTAATGATGAATTTTTTGATATGATGAAACGTTCTTAA
- the trxA gene encoding thioredoxin TrxA: MHNIIELNDDNFEEQVLRTKGFILVDFWAEWCNPCKILAPILNEISQEYSNTIIVGKLNIEKNKNTPPLYSIRSIPTLLLFYDSKILATKVGAISKLQLKNFLDENINKKH, translated from the coding sequence ATGCATAACATAATTGAACTAAATGATGATAATTTTGAAGAACAAGTTTTACGAACAAAAGGTTTCATTTTGGTAGATTTTTGGGCTGAATGGTGTAATCCTTGTAAAATTTTAGCACCTATATTAAATGAAATATCACAAGAATATTCTAATACAATTATTGTTGGAAAATTAAACATAGAAAAAAATAAAAATACTCCTCCTCTGTATTCTATTAGAAGCATTCCTACATTACTCTTATTTTATGATAGCAAAATTCTTGCTACTAAAGTAGGAGCTATTTCTAAGTTACAGCTGAAAAATTTTTTAGATGAAAACATTAATAAAAAGCACTAA
- a CDS encoding UvrD-helicase domain-containing protein, whose product MLLNFAQKNAIKCIKGPCLILAGAGSGKTKVIVNKIIHLIKNCQYSPNNIASVTFTNRAAYEMKSRLAKHLSISTTNQIIVSTFHALGLKIIQQEIDTLHFNINFTLLDEKDQIILLKKICDKQIKNNIKLLKKINVMISFWKNNFFTPLKVQSLVNSSLEEYFSKIYEKYNTYLNESNILDFDDLICIPTLLLKNNHTIKKRWQKKISYLLVDEYQDTNNSQYEFIKTLTHLDSDFTFVGDDDQSIYSWRGANPKNIFSLKKDFPTLNIIKLEHNYRSSGRILKVANSLISNNIHLLEKKLFSKLKYGNFIQIIPAKNEESEAEKIAEKILFESSKKSKTYQDYAILYRGNYQSKILEKIFFKKNIPYKIAENSSFFSHPEIKDLLNYLRIVINPDDNYAFMRIINIPSRKIGVITLNKLEKYANQTNFSLFQISNNLQKPSFLNQNTINKIKKFVTLINKFHELSYSNPSEILDIIIKEIKYESWLSKILKEPKKITNSINNINTLSEWLKQMIEGNEFEKPMNLSKIVTKMSLRDVIKKNHLNQEETNNQVQLMTLHASKGLEFSSVFIIGMCEGILPNYKSIDNNNIEEERRLTYVGITRAKKQLFFTYCIRKTQYGQILNMSPSRFLFELPPEDLEWDKNIL is encoded by the coding sequence ATGCTACTTAACTTTGCTCAAAAAAATGCTATAAAATGTATCAAGGGTCCCTGTTTAATTTTAGCAGGGGCTGGTTCTGGAAAAACAAAAGTCATAGTAAACAAGATTATTCATCTCATTAAAAATTGTCAATATTCACCTAATAATATTGCATCAGTGACGTTTACTAATAGAGCTGCATATGAAATGAAGAGCCGTCTTGCAAAACATTTAAGCATTTCCACAACAAACCAAATTATTGTTTCTACTTTTCATGCACTAGGTTTAAAAATTATTCAACAAGAAATTGATACCTTGCATTTTAATATTAATTTCACCCTTTTAGATGAAAAAGATCAAATAATATTGTTAAAAAAAATATGCGACAAACAAATCAAAAATAATATAAAACTATTAAAAAAAATTAATGTCATGATTTCTTTTTGGAAAAATAATTTTTTTACACCTCTAAAAGTACAATCTTTAGTCAATTCTTCTTTAGAAGAATATTTTTCAAAAATTTATGAAAAATATAACACGTATCTAAATGAATCAAACATATTAGATTTTGATGATTTAATTTGCATACCTACATTATTGCTGAAAAATAATCATACGATCAAAAAACGTTGGCAAAAAAAAATCTCATATTTATTAGTCGATGAATATCAAGATACGAATAATAGTCAATATGAATTTATCAAAACATTAACGCATTTAGATTCTGATTTTACATTTGTAGGAGATGATGATCAATCAATTTATTCATGGAGAGGAGCAAATCCAAAAAACATTTTTTCATTAAAAAAAGATTTTCCTACTTTAAACATTATCAAACTTGAACATAATTATCGTTCTTCAGGAAGAATATTAAAAGTAGCGAATAGTCTCATTTCTAATAATATACATTTACTTGAAAAAAAATTATTTTCTAAATTAAAATATGGCAATTTCATACAAATTATTCCAGCTAAAAATGAAGAATCAGAAGCAGAAAAAATAGCTGAAAAAATTCTATTTGAATCTTCTAAAAAATCAAAAACATATCAAGATTACGCAATTTTATATCGTGGTAATTATCAATCTAAAATTCTTGAAAAAATATTTTTTAAAAAAAATATTCCATATAAGATTGCTGAAAATTCATCATTTTTTTCTCATCCTGAAATTAAAGATTTATTAAATTATTTACGTATTGTAATTAATCCAGATGATAATTATGCTTTTATGAGAATCATCAATATTCCTTCGCGCAAAATTGGTGTCATTACATTAAACAAATTAGAAAAATATGCAAATCAAACTAATTTTAGTCTTTTTCAAATAAGCAATAATCTTCAAAAACCATCTTTTTTAAATCAAAACACTATTAACAAGATAAAAAAATTCGTAACTTTAATAAACAAATTCCATGAGTTATCTTACTCTAATCCATCAGAAATATTAGATATAATTATTAAAGAAATAAAATATGAGTCATGGTTGTCTAAAATTTTAAAAGAACCAAAAAAAATTACAAATAGTATAAATAATATTAATACTTTATCTGAATGGTTAAAACAGATGATTGAAGGAAACGAATTTGAAAAACCCATGAATTTGTCAAAAATTGTTACAAAAATGTCATTACGTGATGTTATTAAAAAAAATCATTTGAATCAAGAGGAAACAAATAATCAAGTCCAATTAATGACATTACATGCGTCTAAAGGTTTAGAATTTTCTTCAGTATTTATAATAGGAATGTGTGAAGGAATTTTGCCGAATTATAAAAGTATTGATAACAATAATATAGAAGAAGAAAGAAGATTAACATATGTTGGTATAACTAGAGCAAAAAAACAATTATTTTTTACTTATTGCATAAGAAAAACGCAATATGGACAAATTTTAAATATGTCTCCTAGCAGGTTTTTATTTGAGCTACCTCCAGAAGATTTAGAATGGGACAAAAATATTTTATAA
- the ilvC gene encoding ketol-acid reductoisomerase encodes MNYFNTLNFREKINQIKKCRFMKREEFNKENDILKNKNIVIVGCGSQGLNQGLNMRESGLKISYALKKDSILKKNHSWQNATNHHFQVDDYETLIPNADLVINLTPDKQHANVVQELQKLMKKDSCLGYSHGFNIVEKGEKIRKDITVVMVAPKCPGTEVREEYKRGFGVPTLIAVHNENDPNNIGLDIAKAWAFSTGGHHAGVLESSFIAEVKSDLMGEQTILCGMLQTASLICYEMLIANKYNPGYAGKLIQYGWETITESLKHGGITLMMNRLSNPSKIRAFYLSQTMKRILSKLFQKHMDDIISGKFSLEMMQDWKNKDKNLLNWRNKVKNTSFEQAPFYDTKIPEQEYYDHGTLMVAILKAGIELSFENMVEAGIMEESAYYESLHELPLIANTIARKKLYEMNVVISDTAEYGSYLFSENAYPILKDFIITLEKTDLGSHSPVKNVNNIELFNINEMIQNHPIEIIGRKLRSYMKNMKAIKVAQ; translated from the coding sequence ATGAATTATTTTAATACTCTCAATTTTAGAGAAAAAATTAATCAAATAAAAAAATGTCGTTTTATGAAAAGAGAAGAATTTAATAAAGAAAACGACATCTTAAAAAACAAAAATATAGTCATTGTAGGTTGTGGTTCTCAAGGTTTAAATCAAGGTTTAAATATGAGAGAATCAGGTTTAAAAATTTCTTATGCTCTAAAAAAAGATAGTATTTTAAAAAAAAACCATTCTTGGCAAAATGCAACAAATCATCATTTTCAAGTAGATGATTATGAAACATTAATACCTAATGCTGATTTAGTAATAAACCTAACTCCTGATAAACAACATGCTAATGTTGTACAAGAACTACAAAAATTAATGAAAAAAGATTCTTGTTTAGGTTATTCACATGGTTTTAATATTGTAGAAAAAGGAGAAAAAATAAGAAAAGATATTACAGTTGTAATGGTTGCACCAAAATGTCCTGGAACAGAAGTTAGAGAAGAATATAAAAGAGGTTTTGGAGTACCTACATTGATTGCAGTGCATAATGAAAATGATCCTAATAATATAGGATTAGATATTGCAAAAGCATGGGCATTTTCTACCGGAGGACATCATGCAGGTGTTCTTGAATCTTCATTTATAGCTGAAGTTAAATCAGATCTCATGGGTGAACAAACTATTTTGTGTGGCATGCTCCAAACTGCGTCCTTAATATGTTATGAAATGCTGATTGCAAATAAATACAATCCAGGTTATGCAGGAAAACTAATACAATATGGTTGGGAAACGATTACAGAATCTCTGAAACATGGTGGCATCACTTTAATGATGAATCGATTATCCAATCCATCAAAAATCAGAGCTTTTTATCTTTCTCAAACAATGAAAAGAATTTTATCAAAATTATTTCAAAAACATATGGATGATATTATTTCAGGAAAATTTTCTTTAGAAATGATGCAAGACTGGAAAAATAAAGATAAGAATTTATTAAATTGGCGTAATAAAGTTAAAAACACATCGTTTGAACAGGCTCCTTTTTATGACACAAAAATACCAGAACAAGAATATTATGATCATGGAACTCTCATGGTTGCAATATTAAAAGCCGGCATTGAATTATCATTTGAAAACATGGTAGAAGCAGGTATTATGGAAGAGTCTGCATATTATGAATCTTTACATGAATTACCCTTGATAGCTAATACAATTGCAAGAAAAAAATTATATGAAATGAATGTAGTAATTTCAGATACTGCAGAATATGGTAGTTATCTTTTTTCTGAAAATGCATATCCTATTTTAAAAGATTTTATTATCACACTTGAAAAAACTGATTTAGGTTCTCATTCTCCTGTAAAAAATGTGAATAACATTGAATTGTTTAATATTAATGAAATGATCCAAAATCACCCAATAGAAATAATTGGGCGAAAATTAAGGTCTTATATGAAAAATATGAAGGCTATCAAAGTTGCTCAATAA
- the ilvD gene encoding dihydroxy-acid dehydratase — protein MPKYRSFTTTHGNNMSGARSLWRATGMNDEDFKKPIIAIVNSFSQFVPGHIHLQKVGKLISKEIQASGGVPKEFNSIAIDDGIAMGHSGMLYSLPSRELIADSIEYVINAHCADAMICVSNCDKITPGMLMAALRLNIPCVFVSGGPMEAGKIQKNNKAIKIDLVDAIMVGGKPNESQDFIKQVENAACPTCGSCSGMFTANSMNCLTEVMGLSLPGNGTLLATHVDRKKLFIKSAKIIVKITQEYYKNNNLNVLPRNILNKKSFENAITLDIAMGGSTNTVLHLLAAAQEANIDFKMSDINSFSKKVPHICKVAPSTSLYHIEDVHRAGGVMGILGELNRSNLINTTTKNILQLDLETILNQYDIMLTKDNTVLQMFKAKPGGIKTTQPYSQKSRWLTLDNDRKSGCIRSCEHAYNQDGGLAVLYGNLAKNGCIIKTAGIDKTNHIFSGIAKVYDSQEDAIDAILNNKITAGHVIVIRYEGPKGGPGMQEMLYPTTYLKSMNLDKTCALITDGRFSGGTSGISVGHISPEAADKGLIALVQNGDIININIPERTIHLDITETILHKRIKKEASKGHLSYHPANRQRHISLALKTYAFFATSADKGAARDQKKISNL, from the coding sequence ATGCCTAAATATCGTTCTTTTACAACTACACATGGTAATAATATGTCTGGAGCAAGATCTTTGTGGCGTGCTACAGGCATGAATGATGAAGATTTTAAAAAACCTATTATCGCAATAGTAAATTCTTTTTCACAATTTGTACCGGGACATATTCACCTACAAAAGGTTGGCAAACTTATTTCTAAAGAAATTCAAGCATCAGGAGGTGTTCCAAAAGAATTTAATTCTATTGCAATCGATGATGGTATCGCGATGGGTCATTCTGGAATGTTGTACTCTTTGCCATCAAGAGAATTAATTGCAGATTCAATAGAATATGTTATTAATGCTCATTGTGCAGACGCTATGATTTGTGTGTCCAATTGTGATAAAATTACTCCAGGCATGCTGATGGCTGCATTACGACTCAATATACCATGTGTATTTGTTTCTGGTGGACCTATGGAAGCCGGTAAAATACAAAAAAACAATAAAGCAATTAAAATCGATTTAGTAGATGCTATTATGGTTGGAGGTAAACCGAATGAATCTCAAGATTTTATTAAACAAGTTGAAAATGCAGCATGTCCTACATGCGGATCCTGTTCAGGAATGTTTACTGCAAATTCGATGAACTGTTTAACAGAAGTTATGGGATTATCTTTACCAGGAAATGGTACATTGTTAGCTACTCATGTTGATCGAAAAAAGTTATTCATCAAATCGGCTAAAATTATTGTTAAAATTACACAAGAATACTATAAAAATAATAATCTAAATGTCTTACCAAGAAATATTCTCAATAAAAAATCATTTGAAAATGCGATCACACTAGATATTGCAATGGGTGGTTCAACTAATACGGTTTTACATTTATTAGCTGCAGCGCAAGAAGCAAACATTGACTTTAAAATGTCTGATATTAATTCTTTTTCTAAAAAAGTACCTCACATCTGTAAAGTTGCCCCAAGTACTTCTTTATATCATATTGAAGACGTGCATAGAGCAGGCGGTGTAATGGGCATTTTAGGAGAATTAAACCGATCTAATTTAATAAACACAACAACGAAAAATATATTACAGTTAGATTTAGAAACAATTTTAAATCAATATGACATAATGTTAACTAAAGATAACACTGTACTTCAAATGTTCAAAGCGAAACCGGGAGGAATCAAAACAACACAACCATATTCTCAAAAATCTAGATGGTTAACATTGGATAATGACCGTAAAAGTGGCTGTATTCGTTCATGTGAACATGCTTATAATCAAGATGGAGGATTGGCTGTTTTATATGGAAATTTAGCAAAAAATGGTTGTATAATAAAAACTGCTGGAATAGATAAAACAAATCATATTTTTTCCGGAATCGCTAAAGTATATGATAGTCAAGAAGATGCCATTGATGCAATATTAAATAACAAGATAACAGCAGGTCATGTTATTGTTATTCGCTATGAAGGACCGAAAGGTGGTCCAGGAATGCAAGAAATGTTATATCCTACTACATATTTAAAATCCATGAATTTAGATAAAACGTGTGCTTTAATTACTGATGGCAGATTTTCAGGAGGCACATCTGGAATATCTGTCGGACATATTTCACCGGAAGCAGCTGACAAAGGTTTGATCGCGTTAGTACAAAATGGAGATATCATTAATATCAATATTCCTGAAAGAACTATACATCTTGATATTACTGAAACAATATTACATAAACGTATTAAAAAGGAAGCATCTAAAGGGCATTTGTCTTATCATCCAGCAAATCGTCAAAGACATATTTCATTAGCATTAAAAACATATGCTTTTTTTGCAACTAGTGCTGATAAGGGCGCTGCTAGAGATCAAAAAAAAATATCTAATCTTTAA